One part of the Bradyrhizobium sp. CB1650 genome encodes these proteins:
- a CDS encoding sugar ABC transporter permease encodes MQNSALVSDDRHDNPATRRAPRSRKAAGRALVLLASLGFLLVLLVQLLHALGATTTGFSDWRPILVAYLLWALAFGTGQVLTRGEHGQRALFLLPAVFFTVAVVIFPTIFGLYIASLDWNLSSIDGPRFSGFDNLTGMLNDTYYWNALGNMVFYTIAVLGEYAIAFGLALLLSADIRARKFFRVVFLLPMMLSPVAVSWMIGKSLLEYRFGPAATLARYLGWDNPAFFASPWMARLTIQAMDAWVSIPFIMIILLAGLQAMPKEVQEAAKVDGANSWQSFWHVTFPIMLPVSITVLIIRIIFKLKLADIVINVTAGGPGGATDTVSSFIYRVYRDRSNVGYGTALAMVYLLLIIVLLTLLLRLSKRWTQRVV; translated from the coding sequence ATGCAGAACTCCGCACTCGTGAGCGATGACCGGCATGACAACCCCGCAACCCGGCGCGCACCTCGCAGCCGAAAGGCCGCGGGCCGGGCGCTTGTTCTGCTGGCCTCCCTCGGCTTCCTGCTCGTGCTTCTCGTCCAGCTATTGCACGCGCTGGGGGCGACCACGACGGGGTTTTCCGACTGGCGCCCGATCCTCGTCGCGTATCTGCTCTGGGCCCTCGCGTTCGGGACCGGGCAGGTCCTGACCCGCGGCGAGCATGGACAGCGCGCGCTGTTTCTGCTTCCGGCGGTCTTCTTCACCGTCGCCGTCGTGATCTTCCCGACCATCTTCGGGCTCTACATCGCGTCGCTCGACTGGAATCTCAGCTCGATCGACGGTCCGCGCTTCAGCGGCTTCGATAATCTTACCGGTATGTTGAACGACACCTACTACTGGAATGCGCTCGGCAACATGGTCTTCTACACCATTGCGGTGCTCGGCGAATACGCGATCGCATTCGGGCTGGCGCTCCTGCTCAGCGCCGATATCCGGGCGCGAAAGTTCTTCCGCGTGGTCTTCCTGCTGCCGATGATGCTCAGCCCGGTCGCGGTGAGCTGGATGATCGGCAAGTCCCTCCTGGAATATCGTTTTGGCCCGGCAGCGACACTCGCGCGCTATCTCGGATGGGACAATCCGGCCTTCTTCGCATCGCCCTGGATGGCACGCCTGACCATCCAGGCGATGGACGCCTGGGTGTCGATCCCGTTCATCATGATCATCCTGCTCGCCGGCCTCCAGGCGATGCCGAAGGAGGTGCAGGAGGCGGCCAAGGTCGATGGCGCGAATTCGTGGCAGTCGTTCTGGCATGTCACCTTCCCGATCATGCTGCCAGTCAGCATTACGGTCCTCATCATCCGCATCATCTTCAAGCTGAAGCTCGCCGATATCGTGATCAACGTCACCGCCGGAGGTCCGGGCGGCGCCACCGATACCGTGTCGAGCTTCATCTATCGCGTGTACCGCGATCGGTCGAATGTCGGATACGGCACGGCGCTTGCCATGGTCTATCTGCTGTTGATCATCGTGTTGCTGACGCTGTTGTTGCGGCTGTCCAAGCGCTGGACGCAACGGGTCGTGTAG